In Streptomyces sp. RFCAC02, the following proteins share a genomic window:
- a CDS encoding zinc-dependent metalloprotease produces the protein MTSHGETDLVDWNLAVATATRVARPGPEVSRAEARAVVAELRRHATAAEGHVRGFTRLDPGTDDTPVLVVDRPGWARANVAGFREVLRPLMARMRERRAASGGAAALAAVGGKVTGVEVGLLLAFLSSRVLGQYETFAPPDGRLPGGDAAGRPGRLLLVAPNIVSVERELDVHPHDFRLWVCLHEETHRTQFTAVPWLRDHLESEIQSFVTEADVDPATLVERVRQAAQAMAGRGDGDEDGGRGNGVVDLVGSPRQREILSRVTAVMSLLEGHADYVMDGVGPAVVPSVAEIREKFTRRRQTGAGRADRVLRRLLGMDAKLRQYRDGERFVRTAVERVGMDGFNRVWTSPNTLPTAEEISRPERWVARVHPTAG, from the coding sequence ATGACGAGTCACGGCGAGACGGACCTGGTCGACTGGAACCTCGCGGTCGCCACGGCGACCCGCGTCGCCCGGCCGGGCCCCGAGGTCAGCCGCGCGGAGGCCCGCGCCGTGGTCGCCGAGCTGCGGCGGCACGCCACCGCGGCCGAGGGGCACGTGCGGGGCTTCACCCGCCTCGACCCCGGCACGGACGACACGCCCGTGCTGGTCGTGGACCGGCCAGGCTGGGCCCGGGCCAACGTCGCCGGCTTCCGCGAGGTCCTGCGCCCGCTGATGGCCCGGATGCGCGAGCGCCGCGCGGCCTCGGGCGGCGCGGCCGCCCTCGCGGCCGTCGGCGGCAAGGTGACCGGTGTCGAGGTGGGGCTGCTGCTCGCGTTCCTCTCCTCCCGTGTGCTCGGGCAGTACGAGACGTTCGCCCCGCCGGACGGCCGGCTCCCCGGCGGCGACGCGGCGGGCCGGCCGGGACGGCTCCTCCTGGTCGCCCCGAACATCGTCTCCGTCGAGCGCGAACTCGACGTCCACCCGCACGACTTCCGCCTCTGGGTCTGCCTCCACGAGGAGACGCACCGCACCCAGTTCACGGCCGTGCCGTGGCTGCGCGACCACCTGGAGAGCGAGATCCAGTCCTTCGTCACCGAGGCGGACGTCGATCCGGCGACCCTCGTGGAGCGGGTGCGGCAGGCCGCGCAGGCGATGGCGGGGCGCGGCGACGGCGACGAGGACGGCGGCCGGGGGAACGGCGTCGTCGACCTCGTCGGGAGCCCGCGCCAGCGCGAGATCCTGAGCCGTGTCACCGCCGTCATGTCGCTGCTCGAGGGCCACGCGGACTACGTGATGGACGGTGTCGGCCCCGCGGTCGTGCCGTCGGTCGCGGAGATCAGGGAGAAGTTCACCCGCCGCCGGCAGACCGGCGCGGGCCGCGCCGACCGGGTGCTGCGCCGGCTCCTCGGCATGGACGCCAAGCTGCGTCAGTACCGGGACGGCGAACGTTTCGTCCGCACCGCCGTCGAGCGGGTCGGGATGGACGGCTTCAACCGCGTCTGGACCTCGCCGAACACCCTGCCGACCGCCGAGGAGATCTCCCGCCCGGAGCGCTGGGTGGCCCGGGTGCACCCCACCGCGGGGTGA
- the tilS gene encoding tRNA lysidine(34) synthetase TilS yields MGPHPAVAAIRLAVRRVLHDVLAAVDGDIPRAPAAVGVPRSPAAAPPPLVLVACSGGADSMALASALAFEAPRIGVRAGAVTVDHGLQDGSTERAREVAERLADLGLSPVETTAVAVGRDGGPEAAARSARYGALDAAAERHGAAAVLLGHTRDDQAETVLLGLARGSGTRSLAGMAAVSGGLSGAASAIGRYRRPFLAIDRQTTRKACLVQAIPVWDDPHNSDPSFTRSRVRHEALPVLEKALGRGVVEALARTAQLSRDDADALDTWAREAERSVTRPDGTLDVAALHALPPAVRRRVLRSAAIAAGAPAGSLFARHIEETDRLITAWHGQRPLNLPGRVEASRQGGRLVLQQADR; encoded by the coding sequence ATGGGTCCCCACCCCGCGGTCGCCGCAATACGCCTGGCGGTCCGCCGCGTTCTGCACGATGTCCTCGCCGCCGTCGACGGCGACATCCCCCGTGCGCCCGCCGCAGTCGGCGTCCCCCGGTCCCCGGCCGCCGCCCCGCCCCCCCTCGTCCTCGTCGCCTGCTCCGGCGGCGCCGACTCCATGGCCCTCGCCTCCGCTCTCGCCTTCGAGGCCCCCCGCATCGGCGTCCGCGCGGGCGCCGTCACCGTCGACCACGGACTGCAGGACGGCTCGACCGAGCGGGCACGCGAGGTCGCCGAGCGGCTGGCCGATCTCGGACTCTCCCCGGTCGAGACCACCGCCGTCGCCGTCGGCCGGGACGGCGGCCCCGAGGCGGCGGCCCGCTCCGCCCGGTACGGCGCACTCGACGCCGCCGCTGAACGCCACGGCGCCGCCGCCGTCCTCCTCGGCCACACCCGCGACGACCAGGCCGAGACGGTGCTCCTCGGCCTCGCCCGCGGTTCCGGCACCCGCTCGCTCGCCGGCATGGCGGCCGTCTCCGGCGGCCTGTCGGGCGCCGCGTCCGCCATCGGCCGCTACCGCAGGCCGTTCCTCGCCATCGACCGCCAGACGACCCGCAAGGCGTGCCTCGTCCAGGCCATCCCCGTCTGGGACGACCCCCACAACTCCGATCCCTCCTTCACCCGCTCCCGCGTCCGCCACGAGGCGCTCCCGGTGCTGGAGAAGGCGCTCGGCCGGGGCGTCGTCGAGGCCCTCGCCCGCACCGCCCAGCTCTCCCGCGACGACGCCGACGCGCTCGACACCTGGGCGCGCGAGGCCGAGCGTTCCGTGACCCGGCCCGACGGCACGCTGGACGTCGCCGCGCTCCACGCCCTGCCCCCCGCCGTCCGCCGCCGTGTGCTGCGCAGCGCCGCCATCGCCGCGGGCGCGCCGGCCGGGTCGCTGTTCGCCCGGCACATCGAGGAGACGGACCGCCTGATCACCGCCTGGCACGGCCAGCGCCCGCTGAACCTGCCCGGCCGCGTCGAGGCCAGCAGGCAGGGTGGCAGACTGGTGCTGCAACAGGCCGACCGCTGA
- the hpt gene encoding hypoxanthine phosphoribosyltransferase, with the protein MHETDLGADLESVLITKEEIDARLRELAGAIDAEYAGKDLLLVGVLKGAVMVMADLARALSSPVTMDWMAVSSYGAGTQSSGVVRILKDLDTDIKGRHVLIVEDIIDSGLTLSWLLSNLGSREPASLRICTLLRKPDAAKVDLDVEWVGFDIPNEFVVGYGLDYAEKYRNLPFVGTLAQHVYSG; encoded by the coding sequence GTGCACGAGACGGACCTGGGGGCCGACCTGGAGTCGGTGCTCATCACCAAGGAAGAGATCGATGCCAGGCTCCGTGAGCTGGCCGGTGCCATCGACGCCGAGTACGCGGGCAAGGACCTCCTCCTCGTGGGGGTACTCAAGGGCGCGGTCATGGTCATGGCCGACCTGGCACGCGCCCTGTCATCCCCGGTCACGATGGACTGGATGGCGGTGTCGTCGTACGGCGCCGGCACCCAGTCCTCCGGCGTGGTGCGCATCCTGAAGGACCTCGACACCGACATCAAGGGGCGGCATGTCCTGATCGTCGAGGACATCATCGACTCCGGGCTCACGCTGTCCTGGCTGCTGTCGAACCTGGGCTCCCGCGAGCCGGCGTCGCTGCGGATCTGCACCCTGCTGCGCAAGCCGGACGCCGCGAAGGTCGACCTCGACGTGGAATGGGTCGGTTTCGACATCCCGAACGAGTTCGTCGTCGGCTACGGTCTCGACTACGCGGAGAAGTACCGCAATCTGCCCTTTGTCGGTACGCTCGCGCAGCACGTCTACAGCGGATAG
- the ftsH gene encoding ATP-dependent zinc metalloprotease FtsH, with product MDVKRYFRGPVMWIVLAVLAVILLMQVFSSSEGYKKVDTAKVVAAISQNHVRSAELTTGDEQTIRVELADGQEIEGSSRVQANYIDGQGEELAKSLQSKFQDGQIEDGYTVSPKSQNPLVGMLLSILPILLIVIIFLFLMNQMQGGGSRVMNFGKSKAKLITKDTPKTTFADVAGSDEAVEELQEIKEFLQEPAKFQAVGAKIPKGVLLYGPPGTGKTLLARAVAGEAGVPFYSISGSDFVEMFVGVGASRVRDLFEQAKANAPAIVFVDEIDAVGRHRGAGMGGGHDEREQTLNQLLVEMDGFDVKGGVILIAATNRPDILDPALLRPGRFDRQIAVDRPDMQGRLEILKVHQRGKPVAPDVDLTAVARRTPGFTGADLNNVLNEAALLAARGNAKLIDNKFLDEAIDRVVAGPQKRTRIMSQKEKMITAYHEGGHALVAAASPNSDPVHKVTILSRGRALGYTMVLPEEDKYSTTRNEMLDRLAYMMGGRAAEELVFHDPTTGAGDDIEKATSTARSMVTQYGMTERLGAIKFGQDNSEPFLGKEMAHQRDYSEEVAGLVDEEVKKLIEGAHNEAWEILVENRDVLDNLVLALLEKETLNKEELAEIFAPVVRRPPRPAWTGSARRTPSTRPPVTFPTKEINLANGSLDKGTPPAPAVEDRRPED from the coding sequence ATAGACGTGAAGCGCTATTTCCGCGGGCCAGTGATGTGGATCGTGCTGGCCGTCCTCGCCGTGATTCTGCTGATGCAGGTGTTCAGCTCGTCCGAGGGCTACAAGAAGGTGGACACCGCCAAGGTGGTCGCGGCGATCAGCCAGAACCACGTGCGGTCCGCCGAGCTGACCACGGGCGACGAGCAGACCATCCGGGTCGAGCTCGCCGACGGGCAGGAGATCGAGGGCAGCAGCAGGGTCCAGGCCAACTACATCGACGGCCAGGGCGAGGAGCTGGCCAAGTCGCTGCAGTCGAAGTTCCAGGACGGGCAGATCGAGGACGGGTACACCGTCTCGCCGAAGTCGCAGAACCCGCTCGTCGGCATGCTGCTGTCGATCCTGCCGATCCTGCTCATCGTCATCATCTTCCTGTTCCTGATGAACCAGATGCAGGGCGGCGGCTCCCGTGTGATGAACTTCGGCAAGTCCAAGGCCAAGCTGATCACCAAGGACACCCCGAAGACGACGTTCGCCGACGTCGCCGGCTCGGACGAGGCGGTGGAGGAGCTCCAGGAGATCAAGGAGTTCCTGCAGGAGCCCGCGAAGTTCCAGGCGGTCGGCGCGAAGATCCCGAAGGGCGTGCTGCTGTACGGCCCGCCCGGCACCGGCAAGACGCTGCTGGCCCGCGCGGTCGCCGGCGAGGCCGGGGTCCCCTTCTACTCGATCTCCGGCTCCGACTTCGTCGAGATGTTCGTCGGTGTCGGCGCCTCCCGCGTCCGTGACCTGTTCGAGCAGGCCAAGGCGAATGCCCCGGCCATCGTCTTCGTGGACGAGATCGACGCCGTGGGCCGGCACCGCGGCGCCGGCATGGGCGGCGGCCACGACGAGCGCGAGCAGACGCTGAACCAGCTCCTCGTCGAGATGGACGGCTTCGACGTGAAGGGCGGCGTCATCCTCATCGCCGCCACGAACCGGCCCGACATCCTCGACCCGGCGCTGCTGCGCCCCGGCCGCTTCGACCGGCAGATCGCCGTGGACCGTCCGGACATGCAGGGCCGCCTGGAGATCCTCAAGGTGCACCAGCGCGGCAAGCCCGTCGCGCCGGACGTGGACCTGACGGCCGTCGCCCGCCGTACCCCGGGCTTCACCGGCGCCGACCTCAACAACGTGCTGAACGAGGCGGCCCTCCTCGCCGCCCGCGGCAACGCCAAGCTCATCGACAACAAGTTCCTCGACGAGGCGATCGACCGCGTCGTCGCGGGGCCGCAGAAGCGCACCCGGATCATGAGCCAGAAGGAGAAGATGATCACCGCGTACCACGAGGGCGGACACGCCCTGGTCGCGGCGGCCTCTCCGAACAGCGACCCGGTCCACAAGGTGACGATCCTCTCGCGCGGCCGCGCCCTCGGCTACACGATGGTGCTGCCCGAGGAGGACAAGTACTCCACCACGCGGAACGAGATGCTCGACCGCCTGGCGTACATGATGGGCGGCCGCGCCGCCGAGGAACTGGTCTTCCACGACCCGACCACGGGTGCCGGCGACGACATCGAGAAGGCCACCTCCACGGCCCGCTCGATGGTCACCCAGTACGGCATGACGGAGCGGCTCGGCGCGATCAAGTTCGGCCAGGACAACTCCGAGCCGTTCCTCGGCAAGGAGATGGCCCACCAGCGCGACTACTCCGAGGAGGTCGCCGGCCTGGTGGACGAGGAGGTCAAGAAGCTCATCGAGGGCGCGCACAACGAGGCGTGGGAGATCCTGGTGGAGAACCGCGACGTCCTGGACAACCTCGTCCTCGCCCTCCTGGAGAAGGAGACCCTGAACAAGGAGGAGCTGGCGGAGATCTTCGCGCCGGTCGTCCGGCGCCCGCCGCGCCCGGCGTGGACGGGGTCCGCCCGCCGTACGCCGTCCACCCGGCCGCCGGTGACCTTCCCCACCAAGGAGATCAACCTGGCCAACGGCAGCCTCGACAAGGGCACGCCCCCGGCGCCGGCGGTGGAGGACCGCCGTCCCGAGGACTGA
- the folE gene encoding GTP cyclohydrolase I FolE: MTDQVTDQVTGPVPAAEGESLGSAVGEFDEKRAESAVRELLIAVGEDPDREGLRDTPARVARAYREIFAGLWQRPEDVLTTTFDLGHDEMVLVKDIEVMSSCEHHLVPFVGQAHIGYIPSTNGKITGLSKLARLVDVFARRPQVQERLTTQIADSLMRILEPRGVIVVVECEHMCMTMRGVRKPGAKTTTSAVRGQLRDPATRAEAMSLILAR, from the coding sequence ATGACCGACCAGGTGACCGACCAGGTGACCGGCCCGGTGCCCGCCGCGGAGGGGGAGTCCCTGGGCAGCGCCGTCGGCGAGTTCGACGAGAAGCGTGCCGAGAGCGCCGTCCGCGAGCTGCTGATCGCGGTCGGGGAGGACCCCGACCGCGAGGGGCTGCGCGACACCCCGGCGCGGGTGGCGCGCGCGTACCGGGAGATATTCGCCGGTCTGTGGCAGCGCCCCGAGGACGTGCTGACGACGACGTTCGACCTGGGCCACGACGAGATGGTGCTGGTCAAGGACATCGAGGTGATGTCGTCGTGCGAGCACCACCTGGTGCCGTTCGTCGGTCAGGCGCACATCGGGTACATCCCGTCCACCAACGGCAAGATCACGGGTCTTTCGAAGCTGGCCCGCCTGGTGGACGTCTTCGCGCGCCGCCCGCAGGTGCAGGAGCGGCTTACGACGCAGATCGCCGACTCGCTGATGCGCATCCTGGAGCCGCGCGGCGTGATCGTCGTGGTCGAGTGCGAGCACATGTGCATGACGATGCGCGGGGTGCGCAAGCCCGGCGCGAAGACGACCACGTCCGCCGTGCGGGGGCAGCTTCGCGACCCGGCGACGCGGGCGGAGGCCATGAGCCTCATCCTCGCCCGCTGA